Part of the Vicinamibacteria bacterium genome, GCGGATTCTCGGCATATTGAATGGTTCCGTCCGGTCGTTTCTTGAACCATTCTGGGTGCGCGGTCACGTACGGGTGATCGGGTGACGTCTGAAACGCCGCATCGAGCGCTACTTCGAGGCCATGTTCCTTCGCTTTTGCAACGAGCCGGCGAAAATCGGCGAGCGTCCCGAGGGCGGGGTGGACCGCCTTGTGGCCTCCCGTCGCGTTTCCGATGGCCCACGGGCTACCGGGGTCTTCCTCCTCGGCGACGAGCGCGTTGTTCCGGCCCTTGCGGTGGCTGGTCCCGATCGGGTGAATGGGAGGGAAGTAGACGACGTCGAAGCCCATCGATGCGACATACGGTAGCATCGACTCGACGTCTCGAAACGTCCCATGCTTGCCGCTCCCTGCCGTCGATCGGGGAAAGAGCTCGTACCAGGCGCTGAAGCGCGCCTTGGGGCGGTCGACGCGCACCTCGAGGACGACGTCGTACCGTGTGGATCGAGACCGATCGGGATATGCGGCCATGAGCTCACGCAGGTGCTCGTCCGTGGCGGCATCGACTCTGGTATCTCTGGCGGCCCGCTTGGACCGCAGGGTGCGCGCGATCCTCTCGAGCTCCGGTCGGGCTCGTGCGTCGGCTCTCCGAGCGGCCTGGGCGACGATTTCCGAGCCCACCTGAAGCTCGATGGAAACATCCTGGCGGGCTTCGAGCTTCTTCGCGAGCAGCTTTCGCCAGGTTGCGAACTCATCAGTCCATGCTTCGACGGTGTATTGCCACCATCCGAGTCGGGACAGCTCGAAGGTCCCCTGCCAGCGATCGTTGACCAGAGGCTCGAGAGGGATTTCTTCCCACGCCATGGTCCCCGTGGGTCGGTACAGCAGGACACCCGCAACCGATTCGTGACCGTCGCAAACCAAATCGACTTCCACTCGAAATGGGTCACCGAGAATTCTCTTTGCCGGCCAGCGCCCCGCATCGATCTCCGGCGTTATCCGCTCGACCCGGACGCGTCGTCGAGCATCGGGAGGCAGCCGCACGGTAGCGACCTCCTGGATGGATCGCTCATCGCTGCTTTTCGGTGCTACCGGAGCTCCAGTCGATTCAGTTTGCCGGCGCATGGCTAACAGACCTCTCGTCTCTCCGTTCAGGCATACCGATTCGCTCGAAGGAGTTCACCCACGAGCTATTTCCTCTTTTGTCCTTTTACGACTCTTGGCCGTTTACGACTGAGGCTCACCATACTTGATTGAGTGAGTCAAGTCAATAATCTGCATGTGCGACTCCGTGTTAGACGGATGGACGATTTCCATGATATGTAGAGTCGTATAAGACCAGCGACGAGGATTCTATGGAGAGTCGACGCGAGCGGAAGAAGCAACAGACGCGCACCGCTCTGCTG contains:
- a CDS encoding alpha-1,4-glucan--maltose-1-phosphate maltosyltransferase, which codes for MRRQTESTGAPVAPKSSDERSIQEVATVRLPPDARRRVRVERITPEIDAGRWPAKRILGDPFRVEVDLVCDGHESVAGVLLYRPTGTMAWEEIPLEPLVNDRWQGTFELSRLGWWQYTVEAWTDEFATWRKLLAKKLEARQDVSIELQVGSEIVAQAARRADARARPELERIARTLRSKRAARDTRVDAATDEHLRELMAAYPDRSRSTRYDVVLEVRVDRPKARFSAWYELFPRSTAGSGKHGTFRDVESMLPYVASMGFDVVYFPPIHPIGTSHRKGRNNALVAEEEDPGSPWAIGNATGGHKAVHPALGTLADFRRLVAKAKEHGLEVALDAAFQTSPDHPYVTAHPEWFKKRPDGTIQYAENPPKKYEDIYPFDFDSEDWRGLWRELHSIFLFWAEQGVRLFRVDNPHTKPLRFWEWCIRDIQTRHPDVVFLAEAFTRPKLMYSLAKAGFSQSYTYFTWRNTSWELTEYLRELTQTEVGEFFRPNLWPNTPDILPEHLQFGGRAAFIARLVLAATLSSSYGIYGPAFELMEHVARPGSEEYLDNEKYEIKRWNLDDPNSLRPIITRVNRARRECAALQGNINLRFHKTDNDQLLCFSKQTLDGQDRVIVVVNLDFHHRQSGWVELDLDALGIDWQETFQLHDLIAEARYLWRGARNYVELDPQLVPAHVFRVRRFVQREQDFDYYA